The DNA region GAAGCCTGTTTGAAATAAGGATGCATAGCATCTAAAGGACATTTGAACTTCTAGTACTTCTCATGGACtaataaaactgaaaaggaaagctTCTCCCCCTATTCCACTCTGCCTCATTTCACAATCAACTACAACTAAAAACAGAGCCataagcaaaaggaaaagagggggCTAGCGGGAAGGTATCAGCAACCTGAGGATGTCACTTCAGATGACAAAGAGattattacagaaaattttaagtTAAAAGACAAAGAGGACACAGTAGAATCTTGTGTTCAATGTTAACCTATATTTATGCTGAGTTCTTTCTAAACTTACAAATAGTGGGCAAAGCTTTCCCAATTATTCCTAGACTAGCAAACTAggtttttaaacaggaaaactgACTTCTCTATAACTTCCTCGAGTATTATTATTTCACTTATTGACCAACTGCACAATGACATTAAAAAACTGTTCAAGAACTTTCACATGTGATTTCCTagagctttcctttttcttcttaacaATCAGATACTTCAAAATTTGTAGGGTTCTGCACTTCACCAGTGTTCAATTCCTTTCTCCAGAGGCTTATATCAGGCCTTTCTTAGCTGTAGGGTTTTCATTAAtatgggggaaagaaaaaactttaaaaaccagcaatcttttttgtctttgaagaGCTGTCCTGTCTTCAAAGAGTAAGAATCCTAACTTGCTGTCCAAAGGccttttcttttaccttttctaATTATGTAAGCTTATCTCATATGGATTCATGACCATTTTTAAATGCCACTACTATTCCAAGAAGAGTTGAGAAAACCCCTACAAAGCATGATAAATCTAGAAATGAGTGCTGGGAAATAAGTTaatacaacaaaaaagcaaacaaaattggGGAAAGACAAGATAGTGACTGAAAATGAATACAGAAGACCCCATTTATTCTTTATTGTAATAGAATGAACACACAGCAACTGATTCAGTACAAACACATATTAACACAGAGCAAGGTTTCATACTTCAACTAGGAGATCTACACAAAACTTGTGTGCGTaagattaatttattaaaatttaattattggTGAGAGATCATTATTTGCCATTCACAGACTTGTCTTCTCATGTTTCTACCCTGGAATATAAAATCCTCTTTGTTAGGAATTCTACTTTACCAAGAGAATAAAAACACTTACTTGGCACAGCGAACCCAACCAATGTGTTTGGACAGGGTAAACAAAAGGCGCTGATAGCAAACACTCCATATCTTTATTGATTTATCGTTGGATGCCGACACTACAGAGTTGCCATCATGGGAGAAGCCCACACTCCGAACAGATGCTGTATGACCTTTCAGTACTGATGATTCTCCATGACTGCAgggggagagcagagaaaatgaaacaaaaccccaaacaccaaGTCACAAATCACAATCATATTAAAGAGCTGAAATCCCCATAAACTCAATGTTAGCACATTTAGAATCTTACCCAAATGAAAAAGCAGTATACAAGAGGCCAAATCTTAATGTCACCGtcattttttacttatttaaatattattagaaTAACATTCCTTAAGTTGCATTTAACATGACCAATTTTACAGAACAGTGCAATTAAGTAGCAGCACTGGCCTTTAGTTTCATTAGTAttagaaagagaattttttttaatatagtaaTCTATAAAACACTTGAAAGTTCAAGTAATATCAGTTTAAGATCATACTGAATAACTCATAATTACTACTACTCAAGAACAGTCTGATTAGGCGAgtcaattaaattttttttttcaaaaaactgTTGTTTTCTTCATCACTTGTCTCCCCAAAATGAAGTGCAGCCATGCAATCCTTattaaaatataacatttaTGCCAGAGAATATTAGGAAGCATAGTTCTATACATGTGAAATTGTGACCTCTAAGttgttatatttttcttttgaaactacacaatattcagaaaataacaAAGTAATACAGTAAAGAACTGTGTTGCTCATGGTCTCCAATCTCTGTTTCTGTCAAAGCCCAGGcatgtgggaaagaaaaagaaacttgagTAAAGTCCAATATTCACAATAATGAAACATGTACTCAACATTGCTCACATGCAAGGAATCCATAGTTATACTCACATGCAAGGAATCCATAGCCTGACAGTGTGATCATGAGAGGCTGAAGCCAGCACCTGACCATCTGGTGAGAACTCCACACCTGTAACTCCTTCCTCATGGCCTGCAAATCTGTAGGCTGTGCAGCGTGTCTTCAGCTTCCACAATATAAGAAACCTATCCACAGAGCAGGTAACTGGCAAGAAGTAAAAGATATCAGGAGTCTGCTCACTGTTCTGATAAAAGTCAGAGCTAACGACTGTGGATCTGGATTCACTAGAGAACTGAATGGGGAGGGAGAAGTTATTAGGTTTTAATGGACACTTTGCCTGAGCAGAAGCCTGGTAGCAAGTAATGCCAACACCAGGCTTTCAGAAGGATGTCACAAGACCGGGAGAAGCAAAGGATAATTGTTAACAGGTAGCTCTCCCATGTACTAAGCCAACTGGCTTACGAGTACTTTGAAGATACAGAGCAAAATGTTCAAAGCCAAACATCATGCACATCAGTAAGTATGAATCCAGAATTGGTTCTACCAAATCCTAAAAACAGTACACAAATTCTTCAGTTATCTCATTCCGATTTCTGAGATGGACTTTTCTTCAAGCATCAAGTGtttaacttcagaaaaacatgCCAACTTAAGACGTGACTTCTAACACTCCAGATACCTACACTTGAGTGAAGATAGCAATATATGATAATTCTATAATCCTATTTAAGTATCAATTTTATAATACTAACATTTGCCTAGTTTAAAAGAGAACAAAGTTGTCAGTATGAAAATAGAAAGAGCATGTTTGATGGTGATGCTTTTGCAGTCACTTTGCAGGTGAAATACACTATTTACAGTCAAAAAGGCAAACCTAACTTTTACCAGAGCTTGATAGTTTTCAAGAACCTGTAACAAGCAAAGACAATAAGCAGTTGAATTAAACTGGTACATGTGATTTTCCTACATCCCTACCGTCTTCATCTCTGCTAAATGCTAgtatatagatataaataaaaccaaggTATTCACACTCCCATCCCTCAGCTGTCAAATCCCTAACCCTAGTAGAGAAAAACAGGGGCCTCCTGGAAGTTGCAAAAGTACATGAATATGGCTTTTCTCTACACAGTTTCTTTCAAGCACCAACATAGCACAAAGAAATTGAGTTTCCTTACAATCACATGTTAAGGCAAGCCTCAAACAAAATATTAACATACTAAATATTAACTATTACATTTCCTTTATGAAATTTATATAAACATACTATGTTTATTCCTAAAAGACTAGCTTCTGCTAAAAGGTGTGAGACCAGACTATCCCTACACCCACATCAACAGGCCAATATTTGACAAAGAAATACAGGATATTTTTCCCCCACTTCAATTCTTTTTCAAGTCTTTCTAATTGTACTTGAAAGAATTCTGTTTTTGGCTAGTGTGATCTACAGTAGagtaaaactaaaacaaaaaaatgaaacataagCTAAAACAGAATTTGAAGGCATCAGGCTGGATATGTGAAACAGACAAGACCGATGGCTTCTAAAACAAGTCACTGATGAACTACCAAACACCTGTGGTATCTTATGAGCTGCATGAAGGCTGTGCAGTATCAGCTTTTAGTTCTAAAAACTGAGGGAAATTTTCTTAGAAAGATGACAGCACCATTCATTCAGAGCCTGGTTTCTTGTAGCTTGCTGTCTCATAGATGGGGCCATCCTAAGGTAAATGAGACACAAGCAGTGACCTGAAGTTCTCCTTTCTCTGGGACATCCATGACTATCTTCCTTATTTTCCCTCTGGACACCCTGCTGCCTATGCAATCTTAAATTTTGgatcagaaacaaaacaaaaaaaaaggcacagaaggtacagaagaatttttttaggATGTACCATAGCACAAATAGGCCTGTTGCTCCTCAGAGAATACATGACATAACCATGTTTAGAggtgaaagaaaatttcttcctgcTATGATCAACTGAAAAATATGACTAAGATGTAGAAAGCTGAAACTTCACAATGAGCTGATTTCAATATACAACTTACTCCAATTTATAACCtgagtgccttttttttttaaacatcaatGCTTCTGTACACATCTGATACATCATcagataatttgtttttctgctgatgAGTCATTACAGAACTgaacaccaaaaaaaagaagaccTGGCCTTATGCAAAGGCCAAACAGAGATATTTACAGCAAAGTGCTGTGTAAACAGATACCTGAGCTTCACATATgccatgaaaaaaattttatgGTATTTGCAATGAAACGAAGTTCAGTTTATGCATTGTGACACATTtttatacatacacacacaaatatatgaACACAAGTAGTTATTATACAGAATTACCATTTCACTCTCATTTCCCACAATAATAAAGTGGCGACTAAGAAAGTTGTGCAAAGATCAAAAGAGACAAACTCACACAGGCTCGATGTACATCTCTCAAAATACTGAATACAATTAATCACTCAGTGCAAGAATTACAGGGCAGATGATGGCTGTGTGAATATTCAAACCCTACCACTGCCAACAAACCTCCACACTTTATAGGAATCCTGCAGCTCTCAATGATACGGGGTACAACATCACAATACAAACACATTTTGCAATGAATTGCAAGATTTCCTATTTGGagaataataattattaattgaACCTCTGTCAAAAAATCCAATCCAGTATTCTAAGCACAGTggataaaatacaaaaaactttTAATAACTCCCATAAGTTCAAGTTATCGGCAGTTTTTGTTGCATTCACTATGCATGTACCAAGAGGAAAAGAACTGAGAAGTTAGCACACCAGCCAACATTTAATGTTCtggattttattatttcaaaagaaatcccaaagcCCTCCACATTTATTCAGTGTTAAGtttacattcattttcttttaagtcaCTTAGAATCAGtagtttaaaatatatacaagCGTTCATCAAATCTTCAAAGTCTAACAGAATAGAAAAGCATTCAAAGTTCCAGATTTTCCAGAAATCTGTacatactgaaaaataattggATAGGGGTATTGAAATGGTAAGGTGttgtttatttcttccttctttctttctctttctctagtCCCTCCTCCTTTTATTCACATGTTTTTTATTCCCattgggaagatttttttttttttttaaggcccGGTCATTtattttggggttgtttttgctCTCCCCAGTTTGTTACTAAATAACTCCAAAAATAGGAAGGGAGGTcatggggaggaggaaggattCAGATACATAGAATAACTTTTCAAACTGAGAGGCAGATTCACTTATAATTATTGCTTAAATAGATAAGGAACACTTTGAATGCCAGGTTTAACTTGAATGcctttctttataaaaaaagcagtttttgcCAAGTGCTAAAAAATTGTCTGTATAAAATTTGCATAGTCTATATTCACAccatttaattacttttatcTGAAGAAACATGCATTGCACATACTATTTATGATCTGCCACATAGGAGAACCTAGGCCTTTTTCCTGGCATTTCTACTGAATGTAGCAGTTTTCTATTGAATGAACAGCAAGCTTTCCACAAAAGCACATACTTGATATCATTTATTGCCCCAGTACATAACAATTGGTTGCCTCTTCAAATCTGATAAATGGTTCATAACTTGCAGGTCCACAAAAGAATTCCTGCTGCAAAGTGGAATGCAATTTTTCAGGAATGTTTCCCTTATGTAGTAAAAAgttcccttattttttttcaaacaaaaaaaataccctaacaacaacaaaaaaaactaacctaggggaaaaaatgaagatttaagGGGGGGAATTAAATTGATCAAATTGCAAGTAACtgcctaaaaataaattaaagtcTTACAAGAATCCATGCCACACAGTGGCAAGCATTTTTAGCATGATTCAATGCCGCATTCCAAGCTCCAAAATATTCTCCTGTTCGTCTTCTATCTTAACCTGCTTCCTCCCAAACCTCTCAAAGCTTTAAAGTCACTAAGATTTAAGAATATGTTCTAACTTACTCTCACGTTATTTTTGGCAAAACTTCAACTACATCAGGtctcacttttaatttttttaacccttCTACCTATTAACACCTGTAGCAAATGCACATCCACCACATTCCTCAAGTCTCCAGATTCCTAATGCTCACTAGCTTAGTTTCTACCCGCAAGCCCCATGTAAAGACTCACTGCACTATGGCTACTGAAGAACATTTATCACTTCAGTGAAAGTCATCAAAGCAGCTGGAATGCCCAACACATTAAGAAAAGTGTTCAACTTAAATCTTATGAAACTAAAATACAGATACtaagggaagatttttttttcaagaacacAATATATCTATCACAAAACAAATTAGTGACATGGTTCAAGAATCAGTATTCTTCAAAAACTCAGcataacaggaaaaagaaaacattctaaATAAGTAATTTTGCGAACCCCCTTCCTCCAAAgctgttctttgtcttttcaaCTCCCCTCACGTCAGAAGCTTCAGCTTCCCAGCCTTACCCAAGGTCTCCAGTGGTATTGTTTTGACTAGAAAGAGGCAGCTTATGCTGTATTATTTCGAAACTCTTTCTAGGGCTGACCCATGCCAACTGTTGccaaaacataaaaagcaaaataaaacatccGAAGTGTTCCTCTATGTTACCTTCCTCTACCCTGCTGACagaccaaatgaaaaaaaccatcaaaaaCCAAACTACGATTACATAACTTTTGTGACCTTATGACGTGGGGCTGAACACGGAAAAGCTTACACAGAGGCAAGGCACACATTAAACATATAGCTAAGAAACAGCAGTGGCTATGACAATTTTGTggttcctttccttctccattgCCTTTAAACAAAATTCTTACTTGTAGACATCCCTATTTCTTCCATTTGTGATATAACCAACATGTCCTTGGCTCCACTGCTATCACACTCTCCTCTAAATGCACGAGAGCTCCTGACTAATCCCCATGGGGTAAGATTTTCACAGTAGGTACAAGACCTGCAAAGCAGTGCCAAAGCTCTTCTAGTAAATAAACTTCCTGTTCCTCTATATAATATAGTACCCTTAAGAGTATGTACATTCCCAGAAAAATGCAGACTATTACAAGGCTTAGATGTGACTTTCCACATCAATGTCCATTCAATCACATGCTACTGTAGCATTACTTAGGGTGTTAGATACATATTTTATAATGTATCTGCAAAATAGGTAGGCTAATACCACTGCAAGAACCTTAACTTTTActtctgtaaataattttttttgtttacatatAGCATTATCTTGCAGGATTATTGCATAActttaagatgaaaaaaatccctccccaGTCCACTCAGAAGCCTTTGTTTTATCATAACCAAGACTGAGCAAAGTAATAATGTATCAAAatcttacaaaaataaaaggtgttAGATGTTCTAATCCATCTTCTAGAAACTGAGCCCCACTATATACTTCTGCTCTCCATACAGTTCATCCTAGTTTCTACATCACTACAGATACATCTGAAAACATTCCAAGGTATTCAATCAAACACTGTCATCTGCTCACACATGTAAAAAGCTTGGAGATCACAGTCCATTTGATGCATATTACCAGCAgtgattatttttcaaatttccaaatctgatttttatctCCAGCATTACAAGTTCTCATTTGCACATCAGCATGCCCCTCAGTCGTACGATAAGCAGTAAGGCACTTCCCCGAATGAGGATGATAAATAGTCCCATCTTCTTTGAAGTGCCAGATAATAATTTCTGGGATGGGAAATCCATCTTTTGGGCAGCTCCTCATACCTATGAAGTCCTCACGCTCAGGGACTTCAGCGCATAGCTCAGTTACAGAGTTAAATCTAATCTCCTGATTTGACGTATATTCAAAGAATTGGTTGCCTCCTTGACCATGACAGCCAAAGAGAGAAAGGTGAGAGCCGGTAGGATTATGTTCCTGTAACACATAGTCAAGGCACTCTGAAGGTATTCCTGTGCTTCGGATAGCACCGTGCCAGCCTGGGCGATCTTCTGGTACGTGCAACtcagcaaatacattttttaaataccagtGAAAACTCTTGCATTTCAAACGCTCTCTAAGaatctttctttcagaaatgtctccatagttttctttccttgctgaaGGATTTCTGTTGTAAAAGTGATCTTTGAACTCATCCATCCACACCTCAGCAGCACGTGCTGTGTTCTGAAGGAAGTTTGGCCTAGCATAGGGCGCGCGCTTTGGAAACACATGGCCCACGTGGGAGCACGGATGAATTTCCAACATGCCTCCACACTGCCAAACTCTAAACGACAATTCTAAGTTCTCCCCTCCCCAAACATCCATTCCTGTATCATAGGTTCCCAGGTACTCAAAATACTTCTTGCTGACAGCAAACAAGCCACCAGCCATAGTTGGGGATCTAATTGGATCGGTTTCAGATTTGCGCCGGAGACGTTCGTGTTTAGGCACCGAGTGCCACTGGAACGTCAGGCGCCAGTCAAACCCCCCAATCATGGGCTCTGCCGTTTGCATGTAGTACTCAAACGTTTTCCAGTCGATGGTGTCAATGACAGGACAAACAATAACAGTCTCATTCTCAGCAATCCTCTCAAGCAGTGGTTCCAGCCAGCCGGAAACACATTCACAGTGACAATCTAGGAATGTGAGAACATCACCGGTAGCGAAGGTAGCGCCAATCAAGCGTGCACGAACCAATCCTTCTCGTTTGTTGGTTCTTATCAGGCGAACTCTTTTCAGACTGCTTATGTATTTTTCGAGTTCAGCCTTCAAATACACTTTATCGCTCAGGTCATCCACCAgtataatttctttcagaagcaCTGAAGGTGATGTTTCAAGAACACTATGTATAGTCCGCAGAAGCGTTGACCAGGCTTCATTGTAGAAAGCAATTATAACAGATGTTGTGGGCAGTCTTCTGTAGTTGTAAGATTTAGTTTTGCAACCACTGAGTCGATTATCTTCAATGTGCCGGTGGAGAGAAATTTTATcacttaaataaatatttattgcataCTTCTCTATCAActcttcttcctgtttcttttcctcaggaCTCAGCTGTGGGCGTGAGGGTTTACCCCACTCTCCTGGAGCATAAGGATCAGGTGGGGGTTTGTCATAAACTGGACGAGCCAAATCGACAGCTTCTTCTGCTCTGTCAGAAAAGCgcctttcccatttccctttAGTGATGCTCTCGCCGGCGAGGGAGGCACCGAAGGAAGAAACCGACAGCTCGACCACAAAGTAAGCGATCATTAAGAAGCCGA from Sylvia atricapilla isolate bSylAtr1 chromosome 5, bSylAtr1.pri, whole genome shotgun sequence includes:
- the GALNT4 gene encoding polypeptide N-acetylgalactosaminyltransferase 4 gives rise to the protein MRIRLARRWTWVRKSCVFLGFLMIAYFVVELSVSSFGASLAGESITKGKWERRFSDRAEEAVDLARPVYDKPPPDPYAPGEWGKPSRPQLSPEEKKQEEELIEKYAINIYLSDKISLHRHIEDNRLSGCKTKSYNYRRLPTTSVIIAFYNEAWSTLLRTIHSVLETSPSVLLKEIILVDDLSDKVYLKAELEKYISSLKRVRLIRTNKREGLVRARLIGATFATGDVLTFLDCHCECVSGWLEPLLERIAENETVIVCPVIDTIDWKTFEYYMQTAEPMIGGFDWRLTFQWHSVPKHERLRRKSETDPIRSPTMAGGLFAVSKKYFEYLGTYDTGMDVWGGENLELSFRVWQCGGMLEIHPCSHVGHVFPKRAPYARPNFLQNTARAAEVWMDEFKDHFYNRNPSARKENYGDISERKILRERLKCKSFHWYLKNVFAELHVPEDRPGWHGAIRSTGIPSECLDYVLQEHNPTGSHLSLFGCHGQGGNQFFEYTSNQEIRFNSVTELCAEVPEREDFIGMRSCPKDGFPIPEIIIWHFKEDGTIYHPHSGKCLTAYRTTEGHADVQMRTCNAGDKNQIWKFEK